The following are from one region of the Rosettibacter firmus genome:
- a CDS encoding flagellar motor protein MotB, giving the protein MQEVANKRPTTKQESPPPQEVHYDEPPIIKKVKKVHGGHHGGAWKVAYADFVTAMMALFIVLWVLSQSEEVKQAVAAYFSDPIGFSDKSKNLFDGSSSQMLDLKLQEEMKQKEMEKQELEKMGEKLKEELSQDTELMELSDQVKIEVVKEGLRIELIDSANDIFFEIGTAELKPSARKLLLKIGSEISKLKNKIIIEGHTDSRQYKNDGTGYTNFELSADRANSAKRALVAGGVSEKQIDEIRGYADTRLRDPNDPYSYVNRRISITLKYTK; this is encoded by the coding sequence ATGCAGGAGGTTGCAAATAAAAGACCAACAACTAAACAGGAAAGTCCACCTCCACAAGAAGTTCATTATGATGAACCTCCAATAATAAAAAAAGTTAAGAAAGTACATGGTGGTCATCATGGCGGAGCATGGAAAGTTGCTTATGCAGATTTTGTTACTGCTATGATGGCTCTTTTTATTGTTCTCTGGGTACTTAGCCAGAGTGAAGAAGTTAAACAGGCAGTGGCAGCTTACTTTTCTGATCCAATTGGATTTTCTGATAAAAGTAAAAATTTATTTGATGGTAGTTCTTCTCAAATGCTCGATTTAAAACTTCAAGAAGAAATGAAACAAAAAGAAATGGAGAAACAAGAACTCGAAAAAATGGGAGAAAAATTAAAAGAAGAATTATCACAAGATACTGAACTAATGGAATTATCCGATCAGGTAAAAATTGAAGTTGTTAAAGAAGGTTTGAGAATCGAATTGATTGATTCGGCAAATGATATTTTTTTTGAAATTGGTACTGCAGAATTAAAACCTTCAGCCCGTAAACTTTTATTGAAAATTGGTTCTGAGATTTCAAAGTTGAAAAATAAAATTATAATTGAAGGACACACAGATTCCAGACAATATAAAAATGATGGTACAGGATATACTAATTTCGAATTAAGTGCCGATAGAGCAAATTCTGCAAAAAGAGCTCTTGTTGCTGGTGGTGTTTCAGAAAAACAAATAGATGAAATAAGAGGTTATGCAGATACAAGACTTCGTGACCCAAATGATCCTTATAGCTATGTAAATCGAAGAATTAGCATAACACTTAAATATACAAAATAA